One segment of Rosa chinensis cultivar Old Blush chromosome 6, RchiOBHm-V2, whole genome shotgun sequence DNA contains the following:
- the LOC112170666 gene encoding eukaryotic translation initiation factor 2D: MDQIPQQPQSSPENPPPKYPSPSARTHSPPGGPDPTPPAKNAFRIHSVRSMFTSGFLEDAVFEDPTLSSAQISDSYNGANDGSHDQLNGIDDKEMGQHVDVADVQSEPSSASVAPIDVRNEIAEEVTANVGDLKLTDDDSANQSTGEDQHPLSAEGVDMLLEKCLLQALHTTVKDKDLPMPGSTLWSNYVLPCRPSGITLDIKKSSHKKLSKWLQAKCSTGLIRVKEDKYKKESVLLSIDRSHPDYSSFKPEKQQVEEAACSNWCSCCADTGELYSASDATDIVFKYVEKENLVKPTDKSIVILDAILCDALFKGAIKKGSTLMREA; the protein is encoded by the exons ATGGATCAAATCCCCCAACAACCACAATCGTCGCCGGAAAATCCACCCCCGAAATATCCATCGCCTTCGGCCCGAACACATTCACCACCGGGTGGTCCCGATCCGACCCCTCCGGCAAAAAACGCCTTCCGCATCCATTCCGTCCGCTCTATGTTCACCAGCG GTTTCTTAGAAGATGCTGTTTTTGAGGATCCTACCTTGTCATCAGCTCAAATTTCTGATTCATATAATGGTGCAAATGATGGATCACATGATCAACTGAATGGCATTGATGATAAGGAAATGGGGCAACATGTTGATGTTGCTGATGTGCAGTCTGAACCAAGTTCTGCTTCAGTTGCACCGATTGATGTTAGGAATGAGATTGCTGAGGAAGTAACTGCAAATGTAGGTGATCTGAAGCTAACAGATGATGATTCTGCTAATCAGTCGACTGGGGAGGATCAACATCCTCTTTCTGCCGAGGGTGTGGACATGCTTTTGGAAAAATGCCTTTTGCAAGCATTGCATACAACTGTCAAAGACAAAGACCTTCCCATGCCCGGAAGCACTCTATG GTCAAACTATGTTTTACCTTGTAGGCCTTCAGGCATCACACTAGACATCAAGAAATCATCACACAAGAAATTATCAAAGTGGTTACAAGCTAAATGTTCTACAGGATTG ATTAGAGTGAAGGAAGATAAATATAAGAAGGAGTCTGTATTACTTTCTATTGACCGCAGCCATCCAGATTACTCATCTTTCAAGCCAGAGAAACAACAAGTTGAAGAAGCTGCATGTTCAAACTGGTGTTCCTGCT GTGCTGACACAGGTGAGCTCTACAGTGCTTCGGATGCCACTGACATTGTGTTTAAatatgttgaaaaggaaaactTGGTTAAGCCGACAGATAAATCCATTGTGATTTTGGATGCGATATTGTGTGATGCACTGTTCAAGGGGGCCATAAAGAAAGGTTCAACgttgatgcgggaagcgtga